One Lactobacillus sp. CBA3606 DNA segment encodes these proteins:
- a CDS encoding DNA internalization-related competence protein ComEC/Rec2: MSSWLVGQQWPAAGLLGLWGLRLVYMRQRRLLMGTVCVMAVMASWLIFKNRQFTQISGELPQTVTLAMTVQPDQIRLKGGQYQLLATSAHGQLISYGRLTSAAEKQQLSQLTQRTRWQVVGELAPIGPPTNPGQFDGPSYYRSQGIYRQLTIKKVTALTLAPRTGWLGGLDWIHQVRQRFSLALERLPPTLQLYAKSLLVGLRPVNFRTQMTSVQQLGLMHLFSLSGLHVILLIKMLRWVLVRGHLSQTAIDYWLLGLLPVYLVLGGGADSLQRAVITAWLPLGWQLLTRQASGALAGWSLALLIGIWTNPLVLLQLGGQLSYGLALLLILAPPMSGWRLSGWVQLLSLPVILMATAQWHLLTLLVNLIVAPLFSWGLLPLTIIGASLGQYSLTIATWCEQGLALFQRGIDWVGTLPGLLTIGRPAPWLAWGLTLTTLWLLRTPTKRLAIRLGLAYFGLILSIRWPLRGAVQFIDIGQGDSILIRQPFNRQVSLIDTGGRLQFPTPAWQTGGPARARVETITVNYLHQLGLNHLDTVYLSHKDVDHIGDLGRLLQLIKVRQVVVPAGMAGLPKFKQLLAQARWQPQVREVIAGQRFADGLTAVHPFHPGRAENADSLVLTGRFGGQQFMFTGDLDQAGERAIVARYPMLRVDVLKLGHHGSKTASNYQALQQLQVRRAILSVGRHNRYGHPNQETLTTLAQQHIITYSTALQGMITYRFGGGRASTWQTFLKEGNFYQRTAGHTGPSAR; the protein is encoded by the coding sequence TTGAGTAGTTGGCTTGTGGGCCAGCAGTGGCCCGCAGCTGGGTTGTTAGGCCTGTGGGGGTTACGGCTTGTTTACATGCGACAGCGGCGGCTGTTAATGGGGACAGTGTGTGTGATGGCGGTCATGGCCAGCTGGCTGATTTTTAAAAATCGGCAGTTTACTCAGATTAGTGGGGAATTACCACAAACGGTCACATTAGCGATGACGGTTCAGCCGGACCAAATTAGGTTGAAAGGCGGTCAGTATCAGCTGCTGGCAACGAGTGCTCATGGTCAGTTAATCAGTTATGGGCGCTTAACCTCAGCTGCTGAAAAGCAACAGTTAAGTCAGCTGACGCAACGAACACGGTGGCAAGTCGTGGGCGAATTAGCGCCAATCGGGCCACCAACCAATCCTGGTCAATTCGATGGACCTAGCTATTATCGGAGCCAGGGGATTTATCGGCAATTAACCATTAAAAAAGTTACAGCTTTAACCTTGGCACCACGAACTGGTTGGCTGGGAGGATTGGATTGGATTCATCAAGTGCGACAGCGGTTTAGCTTGGCATTGGAACGATTACCACCGACATTGCAATTATATGCTAAAAGCTTGTTAGTCGGACTACGGCCAGTTAATTTTCGGACGCAGATGACGAGTGTGCAACAGTTGGGGCTAATGCACTTATTTAGTTTGTCAGGGCTTCACGTCATTCTACTAATTAAGATGTTACGGTGGGTACTGGTTCGGGGCCACTTGAGCCAAACGGCGATTGATTACTGGCTATTAGGCTTATTGCCGGTATACTTGGTGCTTGGCGGTGGTGCGGATAGCTTACAACGCGCCGTTATCACTGCCTGGCTACCGCTGGGGTGGCAATTACTGACGCGGCAAGCTAGTGGTGCGTTGGCGGGCTGGAGTTTGGCCTTATTGATTGGAATTTGGACGAATCCTTTGGTGTTATTACAATTAGGCGGTCAACTAAGTTATGGGTTAGCGTTGCTCTTGATTTTAGCGCCACCAATGTCCGGTTGGCGGTTAAGTGGCTGGGTACAACTGCTTAGTTTGCCCGTGATTTTAATGGCAACTGCCCAGTGGCATCTATTGACGCTGCTAGTCAATCTAATTGTGGCGCCACTATTCAGTTGGGGGCTACTGCCATTGACCATAATTGGTGCCAGTCTGGGGCAATATTCGCTAACCATTGCGACTTGGTGTGAACAGGGATTAGCGCTCTTTCAACGGGGGATTGATTGGGTCGGGACGCTGCCGGGGTTATTGACGATCGGTCGCCCGGCTCCTTGGTTAGCTTGGGGGCTGACTTTAACCACGCTATGGTTATTACGGACCCCCACTAAACGTCTGGCAATTCGCTTAGGGTTAGCTTATTTTGGGCTGATTTTGAGTATCAGATGGCCATTACGTGGCGCAGTGCAATTTATTGATATCGGTCAAGGTGATTCGATTTTAATTCGACAACCATTTAATCGACAAGTTAGTCTGATTGATACGGGCGGCCGCTTACAGTTTCCAACCCCGGCCTGGCAAACTGGTGGACCGGCGCGAGCACGCGTTGAAACGATTACAGTTAATTATTTACATCAGCTAGGTCTAAATCATCTAGATACGGTTTATTTATCGCATAAAGATGTGGATCATATTGGCGATTTAGGCCGATTGTTGCAGCTGATTAAGGTGCGACAAGTGGTGGTTCCGGCTGGAATGGCTGGGTTACCTAAATTTAAACAACTATTAGCACAAGCAAGGTGGCAACCACAGGTTAGAGAAGTTATTGCTGGACAACGGTTTGCAGATGGCTTAACTGCGGTCCATCCGTTTCATCCCGGTCGTGCAGAGAATGCGGATTCATTAGTATTAACGGGGCGGTTTGGGGGGCAACAGTTTATGTTCACCGGTGACCTGGATCAGGCTGGAGAGCGGGCCATTGTGGCTCGGTATCCGATGTTAAGAGTGGATGTGTTAAAATTAGGACATCATGGCAGTAAGACTGCCTCAAATTATCAGGCCTTACAACAATTGCAAGTCCGGCGGGCAATTCTGTCAGTTGGCCGGCATAATCGGTATGGTCACCCCAACCAGGAAACATTGACGACGCTTGCACAACAACATATTATCACGTATTCAACGGCGTTACAGGGGATGATTACGTATCGTTTTGGTGGTGGTCGCGCAAGCACCTGGCAAACATTTTTGAAGGAAGGTAATTTCTATCAACGCACAGCAGGCCATACAGGACCTTCAGCACGGTAA
- a CDS encoding ComE operon protein 2: MQDQRIPWDQYFMMQAVLLSTRSTCERLSVGATIVRDKRIIAGGYNGSVSGDVHCIDEGCYLVDGHCMRTIHAEMNAILQCAKFGAATDGAEIYVTDFPCLQCTKMLLQAGIKKIHYLRNYHNDAYAMSLIERKQVELQQVEFNQADLDKLSLDQILLKNS, translated from the coding sequence ATGCAAGATCAACGAATTCCATGGGATCAATATTTTATGATGCAGGCGGTACTGTTATCAACGCGCAGTACCTGTGAACGGTTATCAGTTGGTGCAACGATTGTGCGAGATAAACGGATTATTGCCGGTGGCTATAATGGCTCAGTTTCAGGTGATGTTCATTGTATTGATGAAGGCTGTTACTTAGTGGATGGGCATTGCATGCGGACGATTCATGCCGAAATGAATGCTATTTTACAGTGTGCTAAGTTCGGTGCTGCCACGGATGGTGCTGAAATTTACGTCACGGATTTTCCTTGCTTACAATGTACGAAAATGTTATTGCAAGCGGGAATTAAAAAGATCCATTATTTACGAAATTATCATAATGATGCTTATGCGATGTCATTAATTGAACGTAAGCAAGTCGAATTACAACAAGTTGAATTTAACCAAGCTGATTTAGATAAATTAAGCTTAGATCAAATTCTATTAAAAAATAGCTAG
- a CDS encoding helix-hairpin-helix domain-containing protein, translating to MGLEIFAWLKAHRWGAIALGGLSLGLISIGLMMSLRSPRMPAPVADDALSSQSQPVASQHSRSPALVSSSSATPPANATASSAGPLYVDVKGAVNQPGLYQVQATTRIADVIALAKGLQPQADQTQLNLAAKVTDQQVVYVPVKGESVPPTAKQPAGPGAGSAANGSSDSHATTTMPSQSTASTSAGTINLNTADVSALQQLAGVGQKKAERIIAYRDTHGGFKSVDDLKQVSGIGDKTLAKFRDQLTV from the coding sequence ATGGGATTAGAAATTTTTGCATGGCTGAAAGCCCATCGTTGGGGTGCCATTGCCCTAGGCGGTTTGAGCTTAGGGTTGATTAGTATCGGATTGATGATGAGTTTACGTTCCCCGAGAATGCCGGCACCGGTAGCTGACGATGCGCTAAGCAGTCAATCACAACCAGTTGCCAGTCAGCATAGCCGTTCACCTGCTTTGGTTAGCAGTAGCAGTGCCACACCACCAGCTAACGCCACGGCTAGTTCGGCGGGCCCTCTGTATGTTGACGTTAAAGGTGCGGTCAACCAACCAGGACTTTATCAGGTCCAGGCCACGACGCGGATTGCGGACGTGATTGCCTTAGCGAAAGGGTTACAACCGCAAGCCGATCAGACGCAGCTCAATCTAGCTGCTAAGGTTACCGATCAACAAGTTGTCTATGTACCAGTAAAAGGTGAATCAGTGCCGCCCACGGCTAAACAACCGGCAGGACCTGGTGCTGGTTCAGCAGCTAATGGTAGTAGTGACAGCCACGCGACAACGACGATGCCTAGTCAGAGCACCGCTAGTACGAGTGCAGGGACGATTAATTTAAATACGGCGGATGTCAGTGCGTTACAACAGTTAGCGGGGGTCGGTCAAAAGAAAGCCGAAAGAATCATTGCCTATCGTGACACACATGGTGGGTTTAAAAGTGTTGATGATTTGAAGCAAGTTAGTGGGATTGGCGATAAAACGTTAGCAAAATTCCGTGATCAACTCACGGTCTAG
- a CDS encoding SepM family pheromone-processing serine protease has product MKNVRQFIRRYWLGILAVIVVLGLFLVPLPDYIEGPGSANNLKSLVTVKGHPDKRAGKFMLTSVTLAKARPITWLYAQLNPHYAVVSAAEISGGEDDATYDKVQTFYMQSAINEAIATAYQAAKQTAHKTYRGIYVLEVQANSKFKRAVKVGDTITKVDGRHFTNAQGYQTYIANQGVGQSVTITYRHNGHTKHFTAPLIKLSTKQAGIGIALTDNVKVTTKIPVKVNPGEIGGPSAGLMFSLQIYQQLTNQNLRRGRKIAGTGTIGADGSVGEIGGIDKKIIAAKKAGATIFLAPYVKPTKAVLALEDGHQTNYQVAKATAKRYAPKLRVVPVTSFKQAVNYLARY; this is encoded by the coding sequence ATGAAAAATGTCCGTCAATTTATCCGGCGTTACTGGCTAGGTATCCTAGCAGTAATCGTCGTTTTAGGGCTTTTTTTAGTGCCTTTACCAGATTATATTGAAGGCCCCGGGAGTGCTAATAACTTGAAATCATTAGTCACGGTCAAGGGTCATCCAGACAAGCGGGCCGGTAAATTTATGTTGACTTCGGTCACCTTGGCAAAGGCACGGCCGATTACTTGGTTATATGCGCAATTGAACCCACATTATGCCGTGGTTAGTGCGGCTGAAATTAGTGGGGGCGAGGATGACGCCACCTATGACAAAGTCCAGACTTTTTACATGCAAAGTGCAATTAATGAAGCGATTGCAACGGCTTATCAGGCGGCTAAGCAAACGGCTCATAAAACTTATCGTGGTATTTATGTTTTGGAAGTTCAAGCAAATTCCAAATTTAAACGCGCGGTCAAAGTAGGCGATACGATTACCAAAGTCGATGGCCGCCACTTTACGAATGCCCAAGGTTATCAGACTTATATTGCGAACCAGGGGGTTGGTCAGTCGGTGACTATTACGTATCGGCATAATGGGCATACTAAACATTTTACCGCTCCTTTAATTAAATTAAGTACTAAGCAGGCCGGTATTGGGATTGCGTTGACCGATAATGTTAAAGTAACGACTAAAATTCCAGTTAAGGTTAATCCAGGTGAAATTGGTGGTCCGTCAGCAGGATTAATGTTCAGTCTCCAAATCTATCAACAACTAACCAATCAGAACTTACGGCGTGGTCGTAAGATTGCTGGGACTGGAACGATTGGTGCGGATGGGTCAGTCGGTGAAATTGGTGGCATTGATAAAAAAATCATTGCGGCTAAAAAAGCAGGTGCGACGATTTTTTTAGCGCCTTATGTGAAGCCGACCAAGGCCGTCTTAGCATTAGAAGATGGTCATCAAACCAATTATCAGGTTGCAAAGGCAACGGCTAAACGATATGCCCCTAAATTACGGGTCGTACCGGTAACGTCATTTAAGCAAGCCGTTAATTATTTAGCACGATATTAG
- the coaD gene encoding pantetheine-phosphate adenylyltransferase, whose product MTIAVFPGSFDPITRGHLDLIQRASRLFDQLIVAVMVNTSKQALFTPAEKVAMIAAEVQDLPNVKVKAATGLTVDFMAAEQATVLVRGLRNEQDFGYERDIAWMNQSLNATIETVCLVARPPYAYFSSSLIKEIAKMGTDISTYVPTAVAIKLQQRLQGQG is encoded by the coding sequence ATGACAATTGCGGTTTTTCCTGGTAGTTTTGATCCGATTACGCGCGGCCATTTAGATTTAATTCAACGGGCAAGTCGATTGTTTGATCAATTAATCGTAGCGGTGATGGTCAATACCAGTAAGCAAGCCCTATTTACGCCTGCTGAAAAAGTTGCCATGATTGCGGCTGAAGTGCAGGATTTACCCAATGTTAAAGTTAAGGCAGCGACTGGCTTGACGGTTGATTTTATGGCTGCAGAACAGGCTACGGTCTTAGTTCGTGGCTTACGTAATGAACAGGATTTTGGGTATGAACGAGACATTGCTTGGATGAATCAATCCTTGAATGCCACGATTGAGACGGTTTGTTTAGTTGCCCGTCCACCGTATGCCTATTTTTCGTCAAGTTTAATTAAAGAAATCGCTAAAATGGGTACGGATATTTCGACCTATGTGCCGACCGCTGTCGCAATTAAGTTACAACAACGGTTACAGGGGCAGGGCTAA
- the rsmD gene encoding 16S rRNA (guanine(966)-N(2))-methyltransferase RsmD encodes MRIVAGDFGGRRLKAVPGMQTRPTTDKVKEAVFNMIGPYFDGGRALDLFAGSGGLSIEAVSRGMAAAVLIDRQYQAIKTIKDNVAVTKAPERFEIIKGDAQRLIAHLATQQQRFDMVFLDPPYAKQQIVKTIQTIESLGLLNSGCRIVCETDTTADLPTLIPGFELVRRQTYGITVITIYQKVEVEA; translated from the coding sequence ATGCGGATTGTAGCAGGAGATTTTGGTGGTCGCCGCTTAAAGGCAGTACCGGGCATGCAGACCCGACCGACCACGGATAAAGTTAAAGAAGCTGTTTTTAATATGATTGGCCCATACTTTGATGGCGGCCGGGCATTAGATTTGTTTGCTGGTAGTGGCGGTTTGAGTATTGAAGCGGTGTCGCGCGGGATGGCTGCGGCTGTTTTAATTGATCGACAGTATCAAGCAATTAAGACGATTAAAGATAACGTCGCAGTGACCAAGGCCCCTGAACGGTTTGAGATTATTAAGGGCGATGCGCAGCGGTTAATTGCTCATCTAGCGACACAGCAGCAACGTTTTGATATGGTTTTTTTAGATCCGCCCTATGCCAAACAACAAATCGTGAAGACGATTCAAACGATTGAGTCGCTAGGATTATTAAATTCAGGCTGTCGGATTGTTTGTGAAACGGACACGACGGCTGATTTACCAACGCTAATTCCTGGTTTTGAGCTGGTTCGGCGGCAAACTTATGGGATTACAGTCATTACAATTTATCAAAAAGTAGAAGTGGAGGCCTAG
- a CDS encoding YlbG family protein — MEFTVKPRRSLIVYLHSMKQVRQLKRFGNIQYQSRRGHYVVIYLDESQVQPATARLRKLNFVRRVEPSYRPDIDMNFGERVDQGFFKPQTGVAPEDDDD; from the coding sequence ATGGAATTTACCGTAAAACCACGTCGCTCATTGATTGTGTATTTGCATTCAATGAAACAGGTGCGTCAATTGAAACGTTTTGGCAATATTCAATATCAATCGCGCCGCGGCCATTATGTTGTAATTTATTTAGATGAAAGCCAAGTACAACCAGCAACCGCTCGTTTAAGAAAACTCAATTTTGTTCGGCGGGTCGAACCGTCTTACCGACCAGATATCGATATGAACTTTGGTGAACGGGTTGATCAAGGGTTCTTTAAACCTCAAACTGGTGTAGCACCTGAAGATGATGATGATTAA
- a CDS encoding pyruvate carboxylase, producing the protein MKKVLIANRGEIATRVIRACHELGLQTVAIYAKEDEFSVHRFKADEAYLVGEGQAPIAAYLDIEDIIRIAKENQVDAIHPGYGFLSENATFARRCAEEGLTFVGPKPEHLEMFGDKITAKKVAQEAGVASIPSTTHPVTSLNEALQFTQKYGFPIMIKAAMGGGGRGMRIVRAASELQEAFDRARSEAMQSFGDDEIYLEKFIAHPKHIEVQILGDAHGNMLHLFERDCSVQRRNQKVIEFAPAVSLPVALRQRICEAAVRLMQHVHYLNAATVEFLVEGDQFYFMEVNPRVQVEHTVTEMITEIDIVHAQLKIAQGGDLFKDLHLPQQSELTYTGVAIQCRVTTEDPANDFMPDTGRIETYRSPGGNGVRLDAGNTYSGAIVTPYFDSLLVKACVVARNFKAAVHKMRRVLVEFDIRGVKTNIPFMLNVIDHPTFQAGQANTRFIDMTPELFKFPEGTQQEDKMLKYIGNVTVNGFADVAQHAKKYYPDVEFQDNFAPLSKKIVTAKDVLDAQGVAGLQDWLLGQKDVLLTDTTMRDAHQSLFATRMRTKDMLAVAAASQKALPQLFSYEMWGGATFDVAFRFLNENPWDRLKKLRQAMPRTLLQMLFRGSNAVGYQNYPDNVIREFILEAAHSGIDVFRIFDSLNWLPQMEKSILAVKETGKIAEATICYTGDIMDPHQQKYSLAYYRQLALDLQSVGADMIAIKDMAGVLKPEAAYELVATLKDALDIPVHLHTHDTTGNGIFTYARAVDAGVDVVDVAASALSGTTSQPSMSSLYYALAHNDRQPQVDINQVEAINRYWQGIRPYYQDFSNGMTGPQTDIYQTQMPGGQYSNLQQQAKALGLGDRWEEVKQMYATVNDLFGDIIKVTPSSKVVGDMALFMVENQLTTADIYDHGEKLDFPESVINFFAGNLGQPVGGFPEKLQKIILKGHPALTVRPGSLAKPADFDATKMALAKLIGHTPSKQEVLSYLLYPKVFLDYQAQHKQYGHVSLLDTPTFFQGMRLGETVNVTLAKGKVMILKLNQLSDPDVDGMRTLYFSVNGQSQEITIKDNAVHQTAASTRKAEPTNENEIGATMSGSVLKLLVKKGQTVKKGEPLLVTEAMKMETTIQAPEAGVIEHVYVQAGDVIQTDDLLLEVLPK; encoded by the coding sequence ATGAAAAAAGTATTGATTGCTAATCGTGGTGAAATTGCGACGCGGGTCATTCGGGCTTGTCATGAATTAGGCCTACAAACCGTTGCGATTTATGCTAAAGAAGACGAATTTTCGGTACACCGGTTTAAAGCGGATGAAGCGTACTTGGTTGGTGAAGGTCAAGCCCCAATTGCGGCTTATTTGGATATCGAAGACATTATTCGAATTGCCAAAGAAAATCAAGTGGATGCGATTCATCCTGGGTATGGTTTCTTGTCAGAAAATGCCACTTTTGCACGTCGTTGTGCTGAAGAAGGGCTAACTTTTGTGGGGCCTAAACCCGAACATTTAGAGATGTTTGGTGATAAGATTACCGCTAAAAAAGTTGCTCAGGAAGCTGGCGTCGCATCAATTCCAAGTACCACGCACCCGGTGACCAGCTTGAACGAAGCGCTTCAATTCACTCAAAAATATGGTTTCCCCATTATGATCAAAGCGGCCATGGGTGGTGGCGGTCGTGGCATGCGCATTGTCCGGGCGGCTTCAGAGTTACAAGAAGCTTTTGACCGAGCACGTTCTGAAGCCATGCAATCTTTTGGCGATGATGAAATTTACTTAGAAAAATTTATTGCGCATCCGAAGCACATCGAAGTGCAGATTTTAGGGGATGCCCATGGCAACATGTTACATTTATTTGAACGGGATTGTTCAGTGCAACGGCGGAACCAAAAGGTGATTGAATTTGCACCAGCCGTTTCATTGCCAGTGGCATTACGCCAACGCATTTGTGAAGCAGCCGTGCGGTTAATGCAACACGTCCATTATTTGAATGCTGCGACGGTTGAATTTTTAGTTGAAGGGGATCAATTCTACTTCATGGAAGTTAACCCTCGAGTTCAAGTTGAACATACCGTGACGGAAATGATTACCGAAATTGATATTGTTCACGCCCAACTAAAAATTGCCCAAGGTGGCGATTTATTTAAAGATTTGCATTTACCACAGCAATCTGAGTTAACGTATACGGGGGTTGCCATTCAATGTCGGGTGACCACCGAAGACCCGGCCAATGACTTTATGCCAGATACCGGCCGGATCGAAACGTACCGTTCTCCTGGTGGGAACGGGGTCCGTTTAGATGCTGGTAATACGTATTCAGGTGCAATTGTGACGCCATACTTTGACTCCTTATTGGTCAAGGCCTGTGTTGTCGCCCGTAATTTTAAGGCGGCCGTGCATAAAATGCGGCGGGTGTTAGTTGAATTCGATATTCGCGGGGTTAAGACCAATATTCCATTTATGTTAAATGTGATTGATCACCCGACATTCCAAGCTGGTCAGGCCAATACCCGCTTTATTGATATGACGCCAGAACTCTTTAAATTTCCTGAGGGCACGCAACAAGAAGATAAAATGTTGAAGTATATTGGCAATGTGACCGTTAATGGGTTTGCTGATGTGGCACAACATGCTAAAAAATACTATCCAGACGTTGAGTTTCAAGACAATTTTGCCCCACTGTCTAAAAAGATTGTGACGGCTAAAGATGTTTTAGATGCGCAGGGCGTTGCTGGCTTACAGGACTGGTTGTTGGGTCAAAAGGATGTTTTATTGACGGATACGACTATGCGAGATGCCCATCAGAGCTTATTTGCAACCCGGATGCGAACTAAAGATATGTTAGCCGTTGCTGCGGCGTCACAAAAGGCATTACCACAACTTTTCTCTTATGAAATGTGGGGCGGTGCGACCTTTGACGTTGCCTTTAGATTCTTAAATGAAAACCCATGGGATCGATTGAAAAAGTTACGGCAAGCGATGCCACGGACGTTACTCCAGATGCTATTCCGTGGGAGTAATGCCGTCGGTTATCAGAATTATCCTGATAATGTTATTCGGGAATTCATTCTAGAAGCGGCACATAGTGGGATTGATGTTTTCCGGATTTTTGACAGTTTAAACTGGCTACCGCAAATGGAAAAAAGTATTTTGGCAGTTAAGGAAACCGGAAAAATCGCTGAAGCGACAATCTGTTATACGGGCGATATCATGGACCCTCATCAACAGAAATACTCATTAGCTTACTATCGGCAATTAGCACTAGATTTGCAATCAGTTGGTGCAGATATGATTGCGATTAAAGATATGGCTGGCGTTTTGAAGCCAGAGGCCGCCTATGAATTGGTCGCTACTTTAAAGGATGCTTTGGATATCCCAGTGCACTTGCATACGCATGATACGACTGGTAACGGTATCTTTACCTATGCGCGGGCCGTCGATGCTGGCGTCGACGTGGTCGATGTGGCTGCCAGTGCCTTGTCTGGGACGACTAGTCAACCTTCGATGAGTTCACTTTACTATGCTTTGGCGCACAATGACCGGCAACCGCAAGTCGATATTAACCAAGTTGAAGCGATTAACCGTTACTGGCAAGGTATTCGCCCTTATTATCAGGACTTCTCTAATGGGATGACCGGACCACAAACTGATATCTATCAAACACAAATGCCAGGTGGCCAATATTCTAACTTGCAACAACAAGCCAAGGCCTTAGGGTTAGGCGATCGTTGGGAAGAAGTTAAACAAATGTATGCCACGGTCAATGACTTATTTGGCGATATCATTAAGGTGACGCCGAGTTCAAAAGTGGTCGGCGATATGGCGTTATTCATGGTGGAAAATCAGTTGACGACGGCTGATATTTACGATCACGGGGAGAAGTTAGATTTCCCTGAGTCTGTTATTAATTTCTTCGCTGGTAATCTTGGTCAACCGGTTGGTGGGTTCCCAGAGAAATTACAAAAAATTATTTTGAAGGGTCATCCGGCATTGACTGTGCGACCGGGTAGTTTAGCGAAACCGGCTGATTTTGACGCAACTAAGATGGCCTTAGCAAAACTAATCGGGCATACACCGTCGAAACAAGAAGTTTTGAGCTATCTCTTATATCCGAAAGTCTTTCTAGACTATCAGGCGCAACACAAACAATATGGGCACGTCTCACTATTAGATACGCCCACCTTCTTCCAAGGGATGCGGCTAGGTGAAACTGTCAACGTGACGTTAGCTAAAGGGAAAGTAATGATTTTGAAATTAAATCAATTAAGTGACCCCGATGTTGATGGCATGCGGACCTTGTACTTTAGTGTCAATGGTCAAAGCCAAGAAATCACGATTAAAGATAACGCCGTGCATCAAACGGCTGCAAGCACACGCAAAGCTGAACCAACGAATGAAAATGAAATTGGGGCAACGATGAGTGGCTCAGTCTTAAAGCTGTTGGTTAAAAAAGGCCAAACAGTTAAGAAGGGTGAACCGTTGCTCGTAACGGAAGCCATGAAGATGGAAACGACAATTCAAGCACCGGAGGCCGGCGTGATTGAACATGTCTATGTTCAAGCTGGCGATGTCATTCAAACAGATGATTTGTTATTAGAAGTGTTACCTAAATAA
- a CDS encoding FtsW/RodA/SpoVE family cell cycle protein, with product MLKKLHYLDYVIFIPYIILCGIGIIMVYSSSSYVAASNGSSPTGYLIKQLIWVIGGLMITMLSMNLKITYFKRTNLWGIFGFVMLGILVILRLVGHTINGAAGWITLGPIGIQPAEFCKFYLIVYLSAIIAQREARLGVAKFRDLGAQILMLAMMIFLIVIQPDIGGATINLAIAAVILFATGMSYLVGIGTFATVVVGFEWVLVPLMSHLPKSTLSNSYQLRRFLGFLNPFTTASGAGTQLVNSYYAISNGGLTGVGIGNSLQKRGYLPEPNTDFIMSITAEELGLIGVLIVMGLLLVIVGRIIYIGVQATTTFNTLVCYGVAAYLTIQAFINVGGIVGIIPITGVTFPFMSYGGSSMMVLTLSLGLVLNISALEKMARANAVREAD from the coding sequence ATGTTGAAGAAGTTGCACTACTTGGACTATGTCATTTTCATCCCGTATATTATCCTATGTGGGATTGGGATTATCATGGTTTATTCGTCAAGTTCATACGTTGCTGCTAGCAATGGCTCGTCGCCAACCGGCTATTTGATAAAACAGTTAATCTGGGTCATTGGTGGCTTAATGATTACGATGCTTAGTATGAATCTAAAAATCACTTATTTTAAGCGCACTAATTTATGGGGGATATTTGGATTTGTTATGCTAGGAATCTTGGTCATCTTACGGTTAGTTGGTCATACGATCAATGGGGCCGCTGGCTGGATTACGCTGGGACCGATTGGGATTCAACCGGCTGAGTTTTGTAAGTTTTACTTAATTGTGTACTTATCAGCTATTATTGCCCAACGTGAAGCACGGCTGGGGGTTGCTAAGTTTCGTGATTTAGGTGCGCAGATTTTGATGTTAGCTATGATGATTTTTTTAATTGTCATTCAACCAGATATTGGTGGGGCGACGATTAACTTGGCCATTGCGGCCGTCATTTTATTTGCCACTGGGATGTCTTATCTCGTTGGGATAGGGACGTTTGCGACGGTAGTCGTGGGTTTTGAATGGGTTTTAGTGCCATTAATGAGCCATTTGCCGAAGAGTACGTTATCTAACTCTTACCAACTCCGACGGTTTTTAGGGTTCTTGAATCCATTTACCACCGCTTCAGGCGCAGGGACGCAACTGGTTAATTCGTATTATGCCATTTCAAATGGTGGTTTAACGGGGGTCGGTATCGGGAATAGCCTGCAAAAGCGCGGCTACTTACCAGAACCTAATACCGATTTTATCATGTCGATTACAGCTGAAGAACTTGGCTTGATTGGGGTATTAATTGTCATGGGCTTATTGCTTGTCATTGTGGGACGGATCATTTATATTGGCGTGCAAGCGACGACAACGTTTAATACCCTCGTATGTTATGGCGTAGCTGCTTATTTGACTATTCAAGCCTTTATCAATGTTGGTGGGATTGTGGGGATTATTCCGATTACTGGGGTCACATTCCCGTTCATGAGTTATGGTGGTTCTAGTATGATGGTATTGACACTGTCACTTGGACTAGTGCTCAATATTAGTGCGTTAGAAAAGATGGCGCGAGCAAATGCCGTTCGCGAGGCGGATTGA